The following is a genomic window from Chania multitudinisentens RB-25.
CTAACAATTGGATCCCCCCGGCTTGCGGGGCTACGGCTAAAGAGTCTGCCAATTGTTGTTCCAACGCCTGCGCCAGCCATTCACGGCGCTGGCGATACAATGGCCGCATCCGTTTTAAATGGCGATAGAAATGCCCTCCATTGATAAAATCGGCTACCGCAGCCTGCATCAGCGGTGGGCAACCACAGGCATGCAGGTGGTTGCTCTCCTTAAAAGCGGCGACCTGTTGAACGGGAACCACCAGGTAGGCCAACCGCAGCGCCGGGAACAGCGTTTTGCTGAAAGTGCCGGCATACAACACCCGCCCTTGACGGTCGAGGCTTTTCAGCGGTGGCAACGGTCTGCCGTGATAGCGAAATTCACTGTCATAATCATCTTCAACAATCCAGGCTGAATGGCGTTGTGCCCAATCCAACAACGCTATGCGCCGCGCCAGGCTGAGGGAAACACCGAGCGGGCTCTGATGGGTTGGCGTCAAAACCGCCATGCGGGCGCTGGGCTGCACAGAGATCCCGGCAGCAATATCCATTCCTTCGGCATCCACCGCGACGGGAACAACCCGCATCCCGGCGGCGTTAAATAACCGTTGTGTGATCGGATACCCAGGGTTTTCAAGCCAGACAGCATCGCCCGATTGCAGTAATGTGCTGATAATCAGGTTCAACAACGCCTGATAACCCGTGCAGATAAAGATCTGTTCCGGCTGGCAGACAATTCCTCGGGAAAGATACAGGTAGTGAACAATTGCCTCTCGCAGCGCCAGCAGGCCATTCGCCGGAGGATGCGCCAGATCGACAGTCGTTGTGCCGCGTAATTGGCGGGCTACGATACGTTGCCAAACCGCACGCGGAAAAGCATCCAGTGCGGGCAAACCCAGTTGAAAAGGCCGGATCTGGCCCGCTTTCTGAAGGGGAGAAGAGACAAAAGCGGGTAAAGGTTCTACTGCTGCCAACGCGCTGCGTTCTGGCACACTCAACAATTGAGCCGAAACATAGGTTCCCGCTTGCCCACGACTTTGTAAAAAGCCTTCAGCTATCAAGGCACCATAGGCGTTTTCTACCGTGGCACGTGCAACCCCTAGTTCGCTCGCCAGTCCACGGACCGAAGGTAAACGGGCATCAGCGGCTAAGATCCCCTGAGCGATGGCGTCTTTAATCCGCCAATAAATCTGCCGGTGAAGCGGTTCTTTCAGTTGGTTATCCAACTGAAGAGAAGTAAAGACATGGCGCATGATGACCTGGTTAAATAATCATTTTATGGCTCTATAGCATAGACCATAATCTCGCTAAAGTAGCGCTCTTTCATTTGTTATGCCATTACTCTGAGGTTAAGTATGATCAAGCAGCGTCTGAAGTATTCCGAACTGTCACCGGCCCCCTTTAAAGGCATGTTGAACGTATTGGCTGGGTTGGAAAAAGGGACTTTGGATAAGACAATAATAGAATTGGTGTTTATGCGGGTTTCGCAAATTAATGGCTGCGCTTTTTGTCTCGATATGCACGGCAAGGCGCTGCGTGAAGCGGGTTTTGATAATGCCAAGCTTGATACGTTAGCGGGTTG
Proteins encoded in this region:
- a CDS encoding carboxymuconolactone decarboxylase family protein; the encoded protein is MIKQRLKYSELSPAPFKGMLNVLAGLEKGTLDKTIIELVFMRVSQINGCAFCLDMHGKALREAGFDNAKLDTLAGWRVSHAFSERERAALEWAEAVTLITTSGTPNSVFDSLKAHFSDAEISDLTFAISIMNAFNRLAISLRQ
- a CDS encoding PLP-dependent aminotransferase family protein yields the protein MRHVFTSLQLDNQLKEPLHRQIYWRIKDAIAQGILAADARLPSVRGLASELGVARATVENAYGALIAEGFLQSRGQAGTYVSAQLLSVPERSALAAVEPLPAFVSSPLQKAGQIRPFQLGLPALDAFPRAVWQRIVARQLRGTTTVDLAHPPANGLLALREAIVHYLYLSRGIVCQPEQIFICTGYQALLNLIISTLLQSGDAVWLENPGYPITQRLFNAAGMRVVPVAVDAEGMDIAAGISVQPSARMAVLTPTHQSPLGVSLSLARRIALLDWAQRHSAWIVEDDYDSEFRYHGRPLPPLKSLDRQGRVLYAGTFSKTLFPALRLAYLVVPVQQVAAFKESNHLHACGCPPLMQAAVADFINGGHFYRHLKRMRPLYRQRREWLAQALEQQLADSLAVAPQAGGIQLLARLKAGLEDRELAQRALQQGLAVQALSNWQIAAPAANGLLMGFTNFTQYAEAEQAVTKLAEVIRASK